One Gemmatimonadota bacterium DNA window includes the following coding sequences:
- the hisH gene encoding imidazole glycerol phosphate synthase subunit HisH: MIHIVDYDAGNQTSVKRALDHLGVASVITSDSEELVRAERIVFPGVGHAHSALETLRKRGLDEALISAADRGTPILGICVGCQILLSGSEETDLPCLDLIGGRCLRFRPDDDALKVPHMGWNALRVDRAHPVLRHVRPGDEVYFVHSFYPAPDDERDVLARSRYGVEFAAVIGRRNIVAAQFHVEKSGPVGLKMLGEFARWDGNPC; this comes from the coding sequence ATGATTCACATCGTTGACTACGACGCCGGGAATCAGACCTCGGTGAAAAGAGCGCTGGATCACCTGGGCGTGGCTTCGGTCATCACGTCGGATTCAGAGGAACTGGTCCGGGCGGAGCGTATCGTCTTTCCCGGGGTGGGGCATGCCCATTCCGCCCTCGAGACGCTGCGTAAACGGGGGCTCGACGAAGCGCTCATATCGGCCGCCGATCGGGGGACGCCAATCCTGGGGATCTGCGTGGGCTGCCAGATCCTGCTGTCGGGTTCCGAGGAAACCGATCTGCCGTGCCTGGACCTGATCGGCGGCCGGTGCCTCAGGTTCCGGCCGGACGACGACGCCCTGAAGGTACCGCACATGGGGTGGAACGCACTAAGGGTCGACCGCGCGCACCCCGTGCTCCGTCACGTTAGGCCGGGCGACGAAGTCTATTTCGTACATTCCTTCTACCCCGCTCCCGACGATGAGCGGGACGTGCTGGCGAGGAGCCGGTACGGCGTGGAGTTCGCGGCCGTCATCGGCCGGCGCAATATCGTGGCGGCCCAGTTTCACGTGGAGAAAAGCGGTCCCGTGGGCTTGAAGATGCTGGGCGAATTCGCGCGCTGGGACGGGAATCCATGCTGA
- the hisF gene encoding imidazole glycerol phosphate synthase subunit HisF produces MLSKRLISCLDVRDGRLVKSVRFVNTKDIGDPVSAARRYYEAGLDELVFYDITASSDQRAIMLDVVEEVARQVFIPFSVGGGLRSVEDCRKVLEAGAEKVNLNTAAVGNPGVISEAADAFGVQAVVLSMDIRAAGSGSLPSGYEIVTHGGRRVTGMDALEWARRGEVLGAGEIVVNSIDADGTLEGYELKLTRMIADNVGIPVIASGGGGRPEHLYDALTEGGADAALVASMLHYGHYTVDSIKQHLHDQGLKIRMTN; encoded by the coding sequence ATGCTGAGCAAGCGGCTCATTTCCTGCCTGGACGTGCGCGACGGCCGGCTGGTCAAAAGCGTCCGGTTCGTCAACACGAAGGACATCGGCGATCCGGTCTCCGCGGCGCGGCGGTACTACGAAGCCGGCCTGGACGAACTCGTCTTCTACGACATCACGGCATCCAGCGACCAGCGCGCCATCATGCTCGACGTGGTGGAGGAGGTTGCCCGGCAGGTGTTCATCCCCTTCTCGGTGGGCGGCGGACTCCGGTCGGTCGAAGACTGCCGAAAGGTACTGGAAGCCGGCGCGGAAAAGGTCAATCTGAATACGGCGGCCGTCGGCAATCCCGGGGTCATCTCCGAGGCGGCCGACGCCTTCGGGGTCCAGGCCGTGGTGCTGTCCATGGACATCAGGGCGGCCGGTTCCGGATCCCTGCCGTCCGGCTACGAGATTGTGACCCACGGAGGCCGGCGCGTCACCGGCATGGACGCCCTCGAATGGGCGCGCCGCGGCGAGGTCCTCGGCGCCGGCGAGATCGTCGTCAATTCCATCGACGCGGACGGCACGCTCGAAGGCTACGAGTTGAAACTCACGCGGATGATCGCTGACAACGTGGGCATCCCGGTCATCGCCTCGGGCGGCGGCGGCCGGCCGGAACACCTGTACGACGCCCTTACGGAAGGCGGGGCCGACGCGGCCCTGGTGGCCTCCATGCTGCACTACGGCCACTATACGGTGGATTCCATTAAGCAGCATCTTCACGATCAGGGTCTGAAGATCCGGATGACCAACTAA
- a CDS encoding D-aminoacylase encodes MDWSRRNFLRRTSLAGAGAAVGGLSTILDGCAIAQRYDVIIRGGQVIDGTGAAPVVADIAIEGDRIVQIGPVQGSSRNTIDATGKIVCPGFIDIHSHTDLSLLVDPRAESKIRQGVTTEVAGQDGSSLAPLTDARLRSMQDGYGRRYGVDIGWTDFTGLFNTLEQQGIGLNFISLAGQGTIRGYVVGYENVPASARQVDAMKDLVDQAMSEGAWGLSSGLEYTPGSFADEDEISELGRVAAGYSRFYATHMRNEDDFLVEAVREAISTARKAEIALQIAHFKASGRRNRDKVAVCFDMIEQAIGEGMDITLDRYPYIAYATTLQNLFPTRFRAGGAEAFVNRLQSPDVLPAMRRAAVDKVDMLGDWSAVMITSVGRAENQDYVGRRVSEIVARSGQDPFEFVRELLIAENGSVGMVGFGMSEEEITSVLTHPLVMVASDGGAAAVSGPLSETTPHPRYYGTFPRVLGKYCRDEGLFDLPTAVHKMTGQPAQRLGLADRGRIDVGLVADLVVFDPDTVIDRADFMNPHQYAQGIESVLVNGAVVIDGGEHTGALPGKVLRKQAGSV; translated from the coding sequence ATGGATTGGTCCAGACGCAACTTTCTCAGGAGAACAAGCCTGGCGGGCGCCGGCGCGGCCGTCGGCGGCCTGTCCACGATACTGGACGGCTGTGCGATCGCCCAGCGTTACGACGTGATCATCCGAGGGGGACAGGTCATCGACGGGACGGGCGCAGCACCCGTGGTCGCCGATATAGCCATCGAGGGAGACCGGATCGTCCAGATCGGTCCGGTCCAGGGTTCCAGCAGGAATACGATAGACGCCACCGGCAAGATCGTCTGCCCTGGATTCATCGATATCCATTCCCACACTGACCTATCGCTCCTGGTCGATCCCAGGGCCGAAAGCAAGATCCGGCAGGGCGTGACCACGGAGGTGGCCGGCCAGGACGGTTCTTCGCTGGCCCCGCTGACGGACGCGCGGCTCAGGTCGATGCAGGACGGCTATGGACGGCGTTACGGCGTGGACATAGGATGGACGGATTTCACGGGGCTTTTCAATACCCTCGAACAGCAGGGCATCGGTCTCAATTTCATCTCGCTCGCGGGCCAGGGCACCATACGCGGATACGTCGTGGGGTACGAGAACGTGCCGGCCAGCGCGCGCCAGGTCGATGCGATGAAGGACCTCGTGGACCAGGCCATGTCGGAAGGGGCCTGGGGCCTTTCGTCCGGACTCGAATACACGCCCGGCAGTTTTGCCGATGAGGATGAGATTTCCGAACTCGGCCGGGTGGCGGCGGGCTACAGCAGATTCTACGCGACCCACATGCGCAACGAGGACGATTTCCTCGTGGAAGCCGTGCGCGAAGCGATCAGCACCGCGCGGAAAGCCGAGATCGCGCTCCAGATCGCCCACTTCAAGGCTTCGGGCAGGCGGAACCGTGACAAGGTCGCGGTATGCTTCGACATGATTGAACAGGCGATCGGCGAGGGGATGGACATCACCCTCGACAGGTATCCCTACATCGCCTACGCCACGACGCTGCAGAACCTGTTTCCGACCCGCTTCCGCGCGGGCGGCGCCGAGGCGTTCGTCAACCGACTCCAGTCACCGGACGTCCTGCCCGCCATGAGACGGGCGGCCGTCGACAAGGTCGACATGCTGGGGGACTGGAGCGCCGTCATGATCACCTCGGTCGGCAGGGCGGAAAACCAGGACTACGTGGGCCGGCGGGTATCGGAGATCGTCGCGCGAAGCGGTCAGGATCCCTTCGAGTTCGTGCGGGAACTGCTCATCGCGGAGAACGGGAGCGTGGGCATGGTCGGGTTCGGCATGAGCGAGGAGGAGATCACTTCCGTACTGACCCATCCGCTGGTCATGGTCGCCTCGGACGGCGGGGCCGCAGCCGTCTCCGGCCCGTTGAGCGAAACCACGCCCCATCCCCGGTACTACGGGACTTTTCCCAGGGTGCTCGGCAAGTACTGCCGCGATGAGGGACTGTTCGACCTGCCCACCGCCGTGCACAAGATGACCGGACAGCCGGCCCAGCGGTTGGGACTCGCCGACCGTGGCAGGATCGACGTAGGCCTGGTCGCCGATCTCGTGGTGTTCGATCCGGACACGGTCATCGACCGGGCCGACTTCATGAACCCCCATCAGTACGCGCAGGGCATCGAAAGCGTCCTGGTAAACGGCGCGGTTGTCATTGATGGTGGGGAACACACCGGCGCGCTGCCGGGCAAGGTATTGCGGAAGCAGGCGGGATCGGTCTGA
- a CDS encoding carbonic anhydrase has product MNPARIFEQNEHWIKRRLGSDPGYLDRLSRPQQPGILYIGCADSRVMPEAFMGAGPGEVFVHRNVGNLVAPGDPNTGSAVIYGVEHLKVGHVVVCGHYDCGAVKAVLQSEDLGSLEPWLENLRAVSRRHQSELEALPDATDRCDRLVEHSVRAQCANILEFPEVQASIRETGLQVHGWVFDLRSGRIVDLNVDRG; this is encoded by the coding sequence ATGAATCCGGCCCGCATTTTCGAACAGAACGAGCACTGGATCAAAAGAAGGCTGGGTTCCGATCCCGGCTATCTCGACCGGCTGTCGCGGCCGCAGCAGCCGGGTATTCTCTACATCGGATGCGCGGACAGCCGGGTGATGCCCGAAGCCTTCATGGGCGCCGGACCGGGTGAGGTCTTCGTCCACCGCAACGTGGGCAACCTGGTCGCCCCCGGGGACCCGAACACGGGTTCCGCCGTCATCTACGGGGTCGAGCATCTCAAAGTCGGACATGTCGTGGTGTGCGGCCACTACGACTGCGGCGCAGTAAAGGCGGTGCTGCAGTCGGAAGACCTCGGCTCGCTCGAGCCCTGGCTTGAGAACCTGAGAGCGGTTTCCCGGCGCCATCAGTCGGAACTGGAAGCCCTCCCCGATGCGACGGACCGCTGCGACCGCCTGGTCGAACACAGCGTCCGCGCGCAGTGCGCGAACATCCTTGAGTTTCCCGAAGTGCAGGCGTCGATCCGCGAGACCGGCCTGCAGGTGCATGGCTGGGTCTTCGACCTGCGTAGCGGCAGGATCGTGGACCTGAACGTAGATCGCGGATGA
- a CDS encoding divalent metal cation transporter, whose amino-acid sequence MSREYDPYALLPEHVRKPPTDRWSTIRQLGPGLLLTGSIVGSGELIATTRLGAEVGFVVLWLILLSCAVKVPVQSELGRHAIATGQTTFVAFNKVPGPRLRVSWLVWGSLFLLLWSTMQVGGIFGTMSLSLDLIFPVFGNTSWLIILTLVGMGLGLVGQYMTLERITTILVALFTFTTLASALLLFWTPYAVSPGVILDGLRFALPSDGAVTAFAVFGITGVGASELLLYPYWCVEKGYARSAGPRDDSPDWRARALGWIGVMKKDVWLCMVIYTLATLAFFFLGAAVLHAQGMVPEGFGTVQILSGMYTETLGNWAFYLFGVGAFVVLFSTYFVTIVGQSRMLADALSVLGLVTYARPNDRQRVVRIIGVLLPLVYLVLYVLWSAPVTMVIIGALMQTILLPAIGWAALYFSRTTAKEAGVPPSRLLMVALTAATLIMAAFAIYAVWVRF is encoded by the coding sequence ATGTCCCGTGAATACGACCCTTACGCGCTGCTCCCCGAACATGTGAGAAAACCGCCCACCGACCGCTGGTCGACGATCCGCCAGTTGGGGCCGGGCCTGCTGTTGACCGGTTCCATCGTGGGATCCGGCGAACTCATCGCCACTACGCGGCTCGGCGCCGAGGTCGGATTCGTGGTGCTCTGGCTCATTCTCCTGAGCTGTGCCGTCAAGGTGCCGGTGCAGAGCGAACTCGGCCGCCATGCCATCGCCACGGGCCAGACCACTTTCGTCGCATTCAACAAAGTGCCGGGACCGCGCCTGCGGGTTTCATGGCTCGTGTGGGGAAGCCTGTTCCTCCTGCTCTGGAGCACGATGCAGGTCGGGGGCATTTTCGGTACGATGAGCCTGTCGCTGGACCTGATCTTTCCGGTTTTCGGAAACACGTCCTGGCTGATCATACTCACCCTGGTCGGCATGGGGCTCGGTCTCGTCGGCCAGTACATGACGCTGGAACGTATTACCACCATCCTGGTCGCTCTCTTTACCTTCACCACGCTGGCCAGCGCGCTGCTCTTGTTCTGGACTCCTTATGCCGTATCGCCCGGCGTGATCCTGGACGGACTGCGTTTCGCCCTGCCGTCGGACGGGGCCGTTACGGCCTTCGCCGTCTTCGGCATCACCGGCGTCGGCGCTTCCGAACTCCTGCTCTACCCGTACTGGTGCGTGGAAAAGGGATATGCCCGGTCGGCCGGGCCCCGGGACGACAGTCCGGACTGGCGGGCGCGCGCCCTGGGATGGATCGGCGTGATGAAGAAGGACGTGTGGCTGTGCATGGTTATCTACACGCTGGCCACGCTCGCCTTCTTCTTTCTCGGTGCGGCCGTGCTCCACGCCCAGGGGATGGTGCCCGAGGGATTCGGCACCGTGCAGATCCTCTCCGGGATGTACACCGAGACGCTGGGCAACTGGGCGTTCTACCTGTTCGGCGTAGGCGCCTTCGTGGTCCTCTTTTCGACCTATTTCGTCACCATCGTGGGACAATCGCGCATGCTGGCGGACGCCCTTTCGGTGCTCGGCCTGGTGACCTATGCGCGACCGAACGACCGGCAGCGCGTCGTGCGTATCATCGGCGTCCTGCTGCCCCTGGTGTACCTCGTCCTCTACGTCCTGTGGTCCGCGCCGGTCACCATGGTGATCATTGGCGCGCTGATGCAGACGATCCTCTTGCCGGCCATCGGGTGGGCGGCGCTGTACTTCAGCCGGACGACGGCGAAGGAAGCGGGCGTTCCCCCGTCTCGCCTCCTGATGGTGGCGCTGACGGCCGCCACGCTGATCATGGCGGCTTTCGCGATCTATGCGGTGTGGGTAAGGTTCTAG
- a CDS encoding adenosylhomocysteinase — MAQELPTTIELPDYSGLPYKVADLSEAELGHREIAIAEQEMPGLMAVREKYAREQPLRDTRIMGSLHMTIQTAVLIQTLRSLGAEIRWASCNIFSTQDHAAAAIADDGVPVFAWKGESLEEYWACTLQALTFEGETGPTQIVDDGGDATLLIHRGVEAEDDPSILDEPTDNRELQIINEILRRQLDRNPRFWHDMSANIRGVSEETTTGVHRLYQMMEDGKLLFPAINVNDSVTKSKFDNLYGCRESLADGLKRALDVMVAGKTVVVCGYGDVGKGCAQSMRGFGARVVITEIDPICALQAAMEGYEVTTIEDVLDQGQIFVTTTGNRDIIRVEHMEHMQDQAIVCNIGHFDNEIQVDALNEFPGIVKQAIKPQVDKYVFPDGRAVFLLAEGRLVNLGCATGHPSFVMSSSFTNQVIAQIELRLNEHETGVTTLPKHLDEEVARLHLQKLGVKLTRLSRNQADYIGVPIEGPYKPEHYRY; from the coding sequence ATGGCGCAGGAATTGCCGACCACCATCGAATTGCCCGACTATTCCGGCCTGCCTTACAAGGTGGCCGACCTGTCTGAGGCGGAACTGGGACACCGTGAAATCGCCATCGCCGAACAGGAGATGCCCGGGCTGATGGCCGTCCGCGAGAAATACGCCCGCGAACAGCCGTTGCGGGACACGCGGATCATGGGTTCCCTACACATGACGATCCAGACCGCCGTGCTCATCCAGACACTCAGGTCCCTCGGCGCCGAGATTCGGTGGGCTTCCTGCAACATCTTCTCGACCCAGGACCACGCGGCGGCCGCCATCGCGGACGACGGCGTTCCCGTCTTCGCGTGGAAAGGAGAAAGCCTGGAGGAATACTGGGCCTGCACGCTGCAGGCACTGACCTTCGAAGGCGAGACCGGCCCCACGCAGATCGTTGACGACGGCGGCGATGCCACGCTCCTCATACACCGCGGCGTGGAGGCGGAGGACGACCCCTCCATCCTGGATGAACCCACGGACAACCGGGAACTGCAGATCATTAACGAAATACTCCGGCGGCAGTTGGACCGCAACCCGCGATTCTGGCACGATATGAGCGCGAACATACGCGGCGTCTCCGAAGAGACGACCACGGGCGTCCACAGGCTGTACCAGATGATGGAGGATGGCAAGCTCCTGTTCCCGGCCATCAACGTCAACGATTCGGTGACCAAGTCCAAGTTCGACAATCTCTACGGCTGCCGTGAATCGCTCGCGGACGGTCTCAAGCGCGCCCTGGACGTCATGGTCGCCGGGAAGACGGTCGTCGTCTGCGGATACGGCGACGTGGGCAAGGGATGCGCCCAGTCGATGCGGGGATTCGGCGCGCGCGTGGTGATCACGGAGATCGATCCCATCTGCGCGCTTCAGGCCGCCATGGAAGGCTACGAGGTGACCACCATCGAGGACGTGCTGGACCAGGGCCAGATCTTCGTTACGACTACGGGGAACCGGGACATCATCCGCGTCGAACACATGGAGCACATGCAGGACCAGGCCATCGTCTGCAACATCGGGCACTTCGACAACGAAATCCAGGTGGACGCGCTGAACGAATTTCCGGGTATCGTGAAGCAGGCCATCAAGCCCCAGGTGGACAAGTATGTATTCCCCGACGGCCGCGCCGTTTTCCTGCTCGCGGAGGGGAGACTGGTGAACCTGGGATGCGCCACGGGTCACCCTTCCTTTGTCATGTCCAGTTCCTTCACCAACCAGGTGATTGCGCAGATCGAGCTGCGGCTCAACGAACACGAAACCGGCGTGACGACCTTGCCGAAACACCTGGACGAGGAGGTGGCCAGGCTGCACCTGCAGAAACTGGGCGTGAAGCTGACCCGGTTGTCCCGGAACCAGGCGGATTACATCGGCGTCCCCATCGAAGGCCCCTACAAACCCGAACATTACCGATACTGA
- a CDS encoding GNAT family N-acetyltransferase, producing MKNFSLFFATLRNRFKVEDVPFQFRNPGVLVDGDLRLRLHGTLQGDARRGIVPEYIFDMVRADSPDKPDHPATVMGRLTLRIGNTEHIEKYAGHIGYSVDPPYRGRRLAARSCLLILPLALAHGINPLWITCNPENAASRRTCEIIGSTLVETVPIPPSDPLYRWDTKWKCRYRVDL from the coding sequence ATGAAAAACTTCAGTTTGTTTTTTGCCACTCTCAGGAATCGATTCAAGGTCGAGGACGTCCCGTTTCAATTTCGCAACCCGGGCGTGCTTGTGGACGGGGATCTGCGGTTGCGGCTCCACGGGACGCTGCAGGGCGACGCGCGGCGCGGCATCGTTCCCGAGTACATCTTCGACATGGTGCGTGCGGACAGCCCGGACAAACCGGACCACCCGGCCACCGTGATGGGAAGGCTGACCTTGCGCATAGGCAACACGGAGCACATCGAAAAGTACGCCGGCCATATCGGATACTCCGTGGACCCGCCCTATCGAGGCCGGCGGCTGGCGGCCCGCAGCTGCCTGCTCATCCTGCCGCTCGCCCTGGCACACGGGATCAACCCGCTCTGGATCACCTGCAATCCGGAGAACGCAGCGTCCAGAAGGACCTGCGAGATCATCGGTTCCACGCTGGTGGAGACCGTCCCGATTCCCCCGAGCGATCCGCTCTACCGGTGGGACACGAAGTGGAAGTGCCGGTACCGGGTGGATCTTTAG
- a CDS encoding DegT/DnrJ/EryC1/StrS family aminotransferase, with the protein MLALHGGSPYRDTESRPFPARTPFGDEEVRLVTKALRSQNLFRWGGELTPLFESRFAETYGAKHATGSTSGTAALHVAIGAVNPEPGDEIITSAITDLGTIIPILYQNAVPVFADTDPETLTVDPEDVERLITPRTRAIIAIHLFGNACRMEALAEISRRKGITLIEDCCQAHLTRYRGRLLGTFGDIGCFSFQQSKHMTTGDGGMTITDDDALSRCMRSFADKHYDRDRAGSRMYGPLGMNFRITELHSAVGLAQLEKVDRVVASRNRLGGRLSEGIQHLDGIVPAPVTPGATHSYWSYPMRVTGYSNETFARALNAEGIGASAGYIGDPIFQCSAALADHRTYGDSRFPFYSPYTDRTFEHADELCPRTRELLGQLVMLSFNEQYTDGDIDDVAGAVRKVASALEQVR; encoded by the coding sequence ATGTTAGCCCTCCACGGCGGATCGCCCTACCGGGATACGGAGTCCCGCCCCTTTCCCGCCCGGACGCCGTTCGGTGACGAAGAAGTACGACTCGTCACGAAGGCGCTGCGGTCCCAGAACCTCTTTCGGTGGGGCGGCGAACTCACTCCGCTGTTCGAAAGCCGTTTCGCCGAAACCTACGGTGCGAAGCACGCCACCGGATCCACGTCGGGGACCGCAGCCCTGCATGTCGCCATCGGCGCGGTAAACCCGGAACCCGGGGACGAGATCATCACGAGCGCGATCACCGACCTGGGTACGATCATCCCGATCCTGTACCAGAACGCCGTGCCGGTCTTCGCGGACACGGATCCGGAGACGCTTACCGTGGACCCTGAGGACGTCGAACGGCTCATCACCCCCCGGACGCGGGCGATCATCGCCATACACCTCTTCGGCAACGCCTGCCGGATGGAGGCCCTGGCGGAGATCTCGCGCCGCAAGGGGATCACGCTCATCGAGGACTGCTGCCAGGCTCACCTGACGCGTTACCGGGGACGGCTGCTGGGCACCTTCGGGGACATCGGCTGCTTCAGTTTCCAGCAGTCGAAGCACATGACCACCGGGGACGGCGGCATGACCATCACGGACGACGACGCCCTGAGCCGGTGCATGCGGAGCTTCGCGGACAAGCACTACGACCGGGATCGGGCGGGATCGCGCATGTACGGACCGCTGGGCATGAATTTCCGAATCACGGAACTTCATTCCGCGGTGGGACTGGCCCAGCTGGAAAAAGTCGACCGGGTCGTTGCATCGAGGAACCGGCTTGGAGGCCGGCTGTCAGAGGGGATCCAGCATCTCGACGGCATCGTGCCGGCGCCGGTAACACCGGGCGCAACGCACAGTTACTGGTCCTACCCGATGCGGGTCACCGGGTATTCGAATGAGACTTTTGCCAGGGCGTTGAACGCCGAAGGAATCGGGGCGAGCGCCGGGTACATCGGCGATCCGATTTTCCAGTGTTCGGCGGCGCTCGCGGACCACCGGACCTACGGAGACTCTCGTTTCCCCTTCTACAGCCCGTACACGGACCGCACCTTCGAGCATGCGGACGAACTGTGTCCGAGGACCCGCGAATTGCTCGGACAACTCGTGATGCTCTCCTTCAACGAACAATATACCGACGGGGATATCGACGACGTGGCCGGCGCGGTGCGAAAGGTCGCATCGGCGCTGGAACAGGTGCGTTGA
- a CDS encoding MBL fold metallo-hydrolase: MIFEQIENGGDRNFGYLVADEKTRKAAAVDPSYRPEYYIHRAGELDVELACIICTHSHHDHVNGNDHLIEELGLDVVMYRDAEYFYDIEVTDGEIFRLGELELAVIHTPGHCEDGMCLLTEDKLITGDTLFVGKVGGTATEEEARKEYDSLRRLMELDDEIGVYPGHDFGVKPTSTIGYERNHNPFILQPTFADFLHLKENWLAYKVQHNIP, from the coding sequence ATGATATTCGAACAGATCGAGAACGGGGGCGACCGGAACTTCGGTTACCTGGTGGCCGACGAGAAAACCCGGAAGGCGGCGGCGGTCGACCCCTCCTACCGGCCCGAATACTACATACACCGCGCGGGCGAGCTGGACGTGGAGCTGGCCTGCATCATCTGCACGCATTCCCACCATGACCACGTGAACGGCAACGACCACCTGATCGAGGAACTGGGCCTCGACGTGGTGATGTACCGGGACGCGGAGTATTTCTACGATATCGAAGTCACGGATGGGGAGATCTTCAGGCTGGGTGAACTAGAGCTGGCCGTGATCCACACCCCCGGCCACTGCGAGGACGGCATGTGCCTCCTAACGGAAGACAAGCTGATTACCGGGGACACGCTCTTCGTGGGCAAGGTGGGAGGCACGGCCACCGAAGAAGAAGCGCGGAAGGAATACGACAGCCTGCGGCGCCTGATGGAACTGGACGACGAAATTGGGGTCTACCCGGGTCATGACTTCGGTGTAAAGCCTACTTCGACCATCGGTTACGAACGAAACCACAATCCGTTCATCCTGCAGCCCACCTTCGCGGATTTCCTGCATCTCAAGGAAAACTGGCTCGCCTACAAGGTGCAGCACAACATCCCGTAG